One genomic segment of Hordeum vulgare subsp. vulgare chromosome 2H, MorexV3_pseudomolecules_assembly, whole genome shotgun sequence includes these proteins:
- the LOC123424776 gene encoding pentatricopeptide repeat-containing protein At2g32630-like has translation MASVPETRPAPLAAFASLLSARRFGAAKSMLPLLLTPTLLAVPFADLAAGSLPRAAPRHAVASFHDMLFRAYADAGAPDRAAEALDLTVSRLGSLDPRSLTSSLLSLRRTGHLLPAAELLRKALASCPGCITPLSASVVVDGFCKAGRMDDARRLLDEMPRHGVKLNACCYNPLLDTYTRQKNDARVAEVLKEMESGGVEPTVGTYTILVDGLSTAGDISKVESVFDEIKRKNVAGDVYFYSAVINAYCRAGNVRRASEVFDECVGNGIEPNERTYGALINGFCKIGQIEAAEMLLTDMQLRGVGHNQIIFNTMIDGYCRHGMVDKALEIKAVMERMGIQLDVYTYNTLACGLCRVNRMEDAKKLLHIMTENGVESNYVSYTTLISIHSKEGDMVEARRLFRDMEGKGSRPSVVTYNVMIDGYIKSGSIREAERFKKEMEKKGLVPDVYTYAALVHGHCVNGKVDVALRLFEEMKQRGAKPNVVAYTALISGLAKEGRSEEAFQFYDNMLAAGLTPDDTLYSMLVGSLHTDKRKDEIP, from the coding sequence ATGGCGTCCGTCCCCGAGACGCGGCCGGCGCCGCTCGCCGCCTTCGCGTCGCTCCTCTCCGCGCGCCGCTTCGGCGCGGCGAAGTCGATGCTCCCGTTGCTCCTTACCCCGACCCTCCTCGCGGTCCCCTTCGCCGACCTGGCGGCCGGCTCCCTCCCGCGCGCCGCGCCGCGGCACGCCGTCGCGTCCTTCCACGACATGCTCTTCCGCGCGTACGCGGACGCGGGCGCCCCCGACCGCGCGGCCGAGGCGCTCGACCTCACCGTCTCGCGCCTCGGCAGCCTCGACCCGCGCTCGCTCACCTCGTCGCTGCTCTCGCTCCGCCGGACCGGCCATCTGCTCCCCGCCGCCGAGCTCCTCAGGAAGGCGCTCGCTTCCTGCCCGGGCTGCATCACGCCTCTCTCGGCCTCGGTCGTCGTCGACGGCTTCTGCAAGGCCGGCCGCATGGACGACGCCCGCCGCCTGCTCGACGAAATGCCAAGGCACGGCGTGAAGCTCAACGCGTGCTGCTATAACCCGCTGCTGGACACCTACACGCGCCAGAAGAACGATGCACGGGTCGCGGAGGTGCTGAAGGAGATGGAGAGTGGAGGCGTGGAGCCGACGGTCGGGACGTACACGATCCTTGTCGATGGTTTGTCGACGGCCGGGGATATCAGCAAGGTGGAGTCCGTGTTTGATGAGATCAAGAGGAAGAATGTCGCGGGCGATGTCTACTTCTACAGTGCGGTTATCAATGCGTATTGCCGGGCTGGGAATGTGCGGAGGGCgtctgaggtgttcgatgaatgcGTTGGCAATGGCATCGAGCCGAATGAGCGTACATATGGAGCGTTGATCAATGGGTTCTGTAAGATTGGGCAGATAGAGGCTGCTGAGATGTTGCTGACAGATATGCAGTTGAGAGGAGTAGGGCATAACCAAATCATTTTCAATACGATGATTGACGGGTATTGTCGCCATGGCATGGTGGACAAGGCCCTGGAAATTAAGGCGGTCATGGAGAGGATGGGCATCCAGTTGGATGTCTATACATACAACACGCTTGCGTGTGGGCTCTGCAGGGTGAATAGAATGGAAGATGCCAAGAAGCTACTGCATATCATGACAGAGAATGGAGTCGAGTCAAACTATGTCAGCTACACCACGTTGATCAGCATCCATTCCAAGGAGGGTGACATGGTAGAGGCAAGAAGGTTGTTCCGAGATATGGAAGGTAAGGGGTCAAGACCGAGTGTTGTAACCTACAATGTCATGATTGATGGGTACATCAAGAGTGGGAGCATACGCGAAGCCGAGCGGTTCAAAAAGGAGATGGAGAAGAAAGGGCTTGTTCCAGATGTATACACTTACGCCGCACTAGTTCATGGGCACTGTGTCAATGGGAAGGTGGATGTGGCACTCCGGTTGTTTGAAGAGATGAAGCAGAGGGGTGCTAAACCTAACGTCGTGGCGTACACAGCTCTTATATCAGGTCTAGCAAAGGAAGGGAGATCAGAGGAGGCCTTCCAGTTTTATGACAATATGTTGGCAGCTGGATTGACTCCAGATGATACTCTATATTCTATGCTTGTTGGGAGTCTTCATACAGATAAAAGAAAAGATGAAATCCCATGA